CTGGTCGATGAAGGAGCCGTCGCTGCTGGCGAAGTACTTCTGCTCGTTGATCAGGAACAGGCTGGAATTGACGAAGTTGGCGCCGGCCTTCAGGGCCGCGCCGTTGACCCGCATCAGCAGGTCGACCTTCTCCTGCAGCGACACTTCCATGCCGTTGCGGCGGATGGGCGTGGCCCATTTCACCTCGCCGACGCCCTTGGTCGGGGCCAGCTGGACCGGCGCGGTCTGGTTCTTGGCGTTCGCCTTGGCGATGGCGACAGCCAGGCGGGCCGTCTGGGCCACCGACTCCGGCGACATGTTGTTCGTGGCGGCGAAGCCCCAGGCGCCGCCGGCGATGACGCGCACGCCCACGCCGCTGGACTCGGTGTTGGTCACGCCCTGGACGTTGGCCTCGCGCGTCAGGATGAACTGACGCAGGTAGCGGCCCACGCGGACGTCGCAATAGGTGGCGCCGGCGGCCTTGGCCGCGGTCAGGGCGGCGTCGGCCAAGCGCTTCTTGACCGCCACGTCCATGGTCTCGATCAGCTGTTCGGCGGCGATGGCCTGGCCAAAGCCCGGCAGCAGCACGCCTCCGGCGCCGATGCCGCAGGCCGCGAGGAACTGTCGTCTATCCAAGGTGTCTCCTCCCAGGTGGCCCACGATCTGGGCACGCTATCGCCCTGTTCCGGGCGCGCCGGAATCTCACGCGGGAGAAGTTCTGTGCTGACTAGCGTCAGAGGTCAAATATTTCTCAAATGTAATGTTTCGGCGCGCTTAGTTTGCACGCGTGAAGTAATTGTTCGCTGATCTGGTAGGAAACGTGCCTTCCCTGAAGGAAAAGGCTCCATAGGCGCGGAAAGCGGGCGCGATTTCAGGGGCAAGCCTCGATCCTTCAGCGGCGTACTGGGCGCTGGGCGGCTTGTTTTGGAGGCAGTTCTCGCCTGCCGCGCCCACGGATGGGGCGGCGGCTCTGCGAGGCGGGTCTCAGCGCACCCCGGCCGCGTTGTCGCGCCGCACGCGGATCGAGGGCTGGGAGCCGATCTTCATCATATAGCTGCCCATCGCCGCCTTGCGGACCTCAACCGTGCTGCCGGGCTTGGGCGGCTTGCTGAGGATTTCCTGATCGATTTGCCGCCAGACCGCGCCATCCTCAAGCGTCACGACGAGACGACCCTCGGCGTCCGTGCGCGCGGCCTTGACGACGGACTGAAGCTTTTCGGTCTCCGCCTTGTCGGCCCCGCGATCCAGGATCGACAGGGTTGGCAGGTCCAGGCCGAACGCCTGACGACGGGCGGCGCGGGCTGTCTGCTTGTCGATGATGATGACCTCGCCGGTCTCTTGCGCCTTGGTCACTGACTGGGCGGCCTTGTCGTAGCAGGCCAGGCGCTCGCCGTCGGCCTTGATCGCGCTGCAGGCCTTCAACGCCTTGATCACATCGGGCTCAGGCCCGGACTGGGCCAAGGCGACGCCGGCCGACAGCGTCAGGAGCAGGACAAGGGCGGGACGCAGCATGACAGTGTTCCTCACGGATCGTCGTTCTTTCCACCCAGCAGCCAGCCGGTCAAGGACAGCCGCCTGGCCTCGGCGTAGCTGGCCACCTGGGCCACCGAGTGCGGCGTCGGCACCTTGAACAGGGTCAGCACGTTGAAGCCCGGCGCGAGGCCACGCGTCACGTCGCCGCCGGCGTCATGAAACAGCAGTTGACCGCCCCAGTCGGGTCGCCAGCGGCGGGTGAAGCCCAGGGTGAAGGCGGCCAGGCGGTGGTCCTTGCGGTGGCTGTCGTCATGCACGGTGAGGAAGTCGCCGGGACGATAATAGGACGCCTGGACTCGCACGCCGCTCACTTCGGGAGCGCCGATGATCTGACCGCCGAAGTCGAGGAAGGCGCGGCTCTCCAGGAACTCCGTCGCCCGGTGGATCGGCGCGGTCGGCGCGCGCGGATACTCGTCCTGCAGCGCGTAGGACATGTGAACGAACGAAAAGCCCCGGGCGGCGCGCTTGAGGGCGCATTGCAGGAACTGTCGCACCTGCGCCTCGCCGAACTTCTTGATGACTTCCGGCGTGATGACCAGCGTTTCGGAGGCCTCGTCCGGGGCGGCGATGTTCCAGGTAAGTGACTCCATCAACCCAGCGACGGCGTCGGCGTCTTGCGGCGTCAGGAAGACGGGAATCTGCACGTGGCCGTCACGCGCGAAACGCTCCGCCAGGGCGTCGATCGGCAGGTCGGTGTTGATTCTCAGCGGCGGGTGAAGGGGCATCGGAGCTCGGATACGCGACGGAAAGGCGGGCTGCAGCCGCCCTGCGTCTATTCAAGCGTTGCTTCTGGCTGCGGCGCAACCGCGCGCCGATCAATCATTTCCCGATCGACGCGCTTCAAGGCCGAAACAGGTGTTTCAAGAGTAGCGCAGACCGCATAACGCCCTCTAGCACTGACACAACCGGTGGCGGCTGTTGGTGGGGCATGATTTTCCGGGCCAACACGCGGCGCCACAGTTGTCGGCGAAGGGCGGCCGATGGCGTCGAAGCGGGTCTACTGAGCGCAAATTGTCGCTCAGCCTACCGGCGCCGGTTAGATATTGTTCGATGTTTCCCGTCGGAAACGTACATGTAACGCCTATGCTTCTTGCCCGCCCGGGATTTCCTACCCTCGCCACGCCCGCGCGGACGCGAATGTGTCGCATTTGAGACACTGGTGCGAATTTCTTGCTACTCGGACACGCGCCGCCGTTGACCAATTCCGTTGGACAAAGCCTACCTGCGGCCAATGCCCGTTTCGTCACAGAACCGGGGGGGAGCGTTCGTCCCGTTCGGGCGGGATAACGCCGAAGCTTTTGGAGGTGGAATTTGTTGGGTTTTGTTAGCCGTCGAAAGAGCCTGTTGGCCTCTTCCATCCTGTGCGGCGTCATGCTGCCGGCCGCCGCTGCTTGGGCGCAACAGGCTGAAGAGCCCGCCCAGGTCGAAGAAATCGTCGTCACCGGTTCGCGCATCGCCCGCGCCGACCTGACCTCGTCGAGCCCCGTCGCCCAAGTCGGCGCGGTCGAACTCAAGAACTCTGGCGTCGTCAACACCGAAAACCTGCTGAACACCCTGCCGCAGGCGGTTCCGGGCATCACCTCGACCGTCAACAACGGCAACAACGGCACCGCGACCGTCAACCTGCGTGGTCTGGGCTCGGCCCGCACGCTGGTGCTGGTTGACGGCAAGCGCCAAACCCCGACCACGTCTGACGGCGTCGTCGACCTGAACCTGATCCCGACCGCCTTGATCAAGGGCATCGACGTCGTGTCGGGCGGTGGCTCGGCCGTTTACGGTTCGGACGCCATCTCGGGCGTCGTCAACTTCATCCTGAAGAAGGACTTCGAGGGTCTCGAGTTCTCGGCCGGTTACTCGGAAACCGACGGCGGCGAGGCGCCGATCTATTCGGCCGACCTGACGATGGGCGCCAACTTCGCTGATCGTAAGGGCAACGTCGTCCTGAGCCTCGGCTACAACAAGCGTGAAGCCCTGACCCAAGGTCAACGCGGCGGCATGCTGGCCACCGCCTGGGGCGACAATGCCGCCCGTAACGGCCTCGTGCCCTCGGGCTCGGGATCGATCGAGCCCGGCCGCGTCGACGCCTTCGTCGCCGGCCGCTTCGCCACCCTTCCGGGCGTGGCCAACAGCGCCGCGAACTCGGCCATCTTCACCAACAGCGGTGACGTCCGCCTCTACAACCAAGCGACCGACACCTACAACTTCGCGCCGGTCAACTACCTGCAGACCCCGCAAGAGCGTTACTCGGTCACCTCGCTGGCCAGCTACGAAATCAAGCCGGGCCTGACCGCCTACGCCAAGGGCAACTTCGTCAACTCGAAGGTCGTGACTCAGCTGGCGCCCACCCCGGTCGGCAACCGCATCTTCCGCTTCACGCTGGACAACAACCCGTTCCTGACCGCAGCCGCAAAGACTGCGCTCAACAGCTTCGGCTCCAGCACCTCCTACTCGATCCCGGCGTCCAGCCCCTGGGTCACGGGCACCTACACGGACGTCGACACCGACGGTGACGGCCTCTACGACACCGTTACCGGCGTGTTCAACAAGCGCCTGAGCGACGTAGGCCCGCGCGTCTCGAAGTACAACTTCTTCGGCTACCAGATGCAACTGGGCCTGAAGGGCGACATCGAGGCTATCAACGGTGGCTTCGACCTCTACTACCAGTACGGCGCCACCCACGGCAGCAACGCGCTGCTGGGCGACACCAGCCTGGCCCGCATCCAACAGGGCCTGCTGCTGAACGCCGCCGGCACCGCCTGCGCCGATCCGTCGGGCGGCTGCGTCCCGGTGAACATCTTCGGCAACGGCACCATGTCGGCCGCCGCCGCGAACTTCATCAAGACGCGCATCAACTCGTCGCAGGACTACAAGCAGCAGTTCGGCGGCTTCACCATCAACGGTGACACGGCCAACCAGTTCTCGCTGCCGGCCGGTCCGATCGGCTTCGCCGTGGGCTTCGAATATCGCGCCGAAGAGTTCGACTTCAACCCCAGCCAAGACCTGGCCACGGGCAACCTGACCGGCTTCAACGCCAGCCCGGCCGTCGCCGGTCGCTTCGACGTGTACGAAGGCTACGCCGAAGTGCTGGTCCCGCTGTTGAAGGACCTGCCGCTGGTCAAGTCTCTGGACCTGGAACTGGCCGGCCGTACGTCGGACTACACCGGGCAGCCGAAGGCCGTTCAGACCTACAAGGTCGCCGGCAACTGGAAGGTCTTCGATGACCTGATGCTCCGCGCCTCGTACAACAAGGCGATCCGCGCTCCGTCGGTCAACGAACTGTTCTCGCCGCAAGGCAACAGCTTCCCGACCTCGACTGACCCGTGCTCGGCGCGTGGCGCTCCGACCGCCGCGATCCGTCAGGCCTGCATCAACTCGGGCGTGGCGGCGAGCGTCGTCGGCGTGATCAACGCCAACCAGCAGACCCAGACGCTGTCGGGCGGTAACCCGAACCTGCGTCCGGAAGAGGGCAAGACCCTCACGGCCGGCTTCGTGTACACCCCGTCGTGGCTGTCGGGCTTCTCGGTCACGGGTGACTACTTCGATATCGAAATCACCGACGCGATCGCCAGCTTCGGCGGCAGCACCGCGAACGTGATGAACGTCTGCTACGGTCCGCTGGTCAACGGCAACCCGAGCTCGCCGTACTGCCAAGCGATCGTTCGCTTGGCTAACGGCTCGATCGACTACGTCTCGCTGACCGCGAAGAACGTCGCCACCGTCAAGACCTCGGGCTTCGACATCGGCGTCACCTACCGCACGACCATGGAACAACTGGGTCTGCCGGACTGGGGTTCGCTGGCGTTCCGCTCGCTGTACACCAACACCTGGGAGCGCACGACGATCCCGGATGAGGTGTCGACCCCGATCAAGTGCGCCGACAAGTTCGGTACGCGCTGCAGCAACCCGACTCCGCGCCACAAGCTGCGTTCGACCATGAACTGGAAGATGAACCAGTTCGGCCTGAACGTGGTGTGGAGCTACCTCGACGACGTTAAGGACGACAATCCGGGCGCCCTCTACACCGTCGAGCGTATCGGCGCGAAGAACTACTGGGATCTGTCGGGCGACTGGAGCGTCAACGACAACCTGGCCTTCACGGCTGGCGTGCGTAACCTGACGCAAGAAGCCTATCCGATCCTGGGCGGCAACGCCTCGCCGTCGAACAGCGGCTACCCCGCCGCCTACGACGTGCTGGGCCGGACGTTCTTCCTGAACGCCCGCCTGCGCTACTAATCGAGGCGTCCCCGCCGTTTCGGCGGCGGGGAACCCTGATTTCGAAGGCCCGCCTCAAGCGATTGAGGCGGGTTTTCTTTTGGGCGATGGCTTGCGCCTCAGCGCGGAACGACGTCGAAGGCGATCGTCAGGCGGTGGTCGGCCTCGGTGAACGGCTGGGTGCCGTGCCACAGGCACGAGGGGAACAGGGCCAGGGTCCCGCGCTCGGGCTTGATGAAGTGCTCGGCCTCGAGCGTCGGCCGCGTCAGACACCCCGGACGGCCAAAGCGGAGCCAGCCGGCGCGCGTGGTCTCATCGTCAAACCGGCCCGGCAAATCCAGATAGAAGGCCGACGAGATCCAGCCGCGCGGATGGACGTGGTCAGCATGGAAGCCCTCCGACCGCAGCCGCACAGACCAGCCGCCCGCGAAGGCGAAGTCGGATGACCGCCGTCGACGGATCGGGTCCTCGCCCGGGCCAAGCGCCTCCACATACCGCGCCACCGCCTTGCGCGCCGAGGCGAAGAAAGCCTGCACCAGCGGATCGCGCGAGCGGTCCAGCGACGGAACCTGGCTGCCGCCCCGCAGCGATTGGTTCAGCGGGTGGGTCTTCAGGTCGTGCAGTTGCAGCATCCGGTCGCGCAGGGCGTCGAGGAAGGCGTCGAGGCTCTCCCAGCCGTCCGGGGTATCGAGCTTGTCAGTGCGCACCAGGGCCGCGTAGTCGCGGAAAAGACCGCCGCGCGGGTCGCCGGTGATCCGCCAGGCGGTGTTGCGTAGCACCAGGGCGTACTGATCGTCGGGCGCCGCCGCGACCAGGGACTCGGCTACCTGTGCGGCGGCGTCGGCGTCGCCGTGGGCCAGCAGGGCTTCGCACAGGACGGTCTGGCTCTCCGGCGCGGCCGGCGCCAGGCGCGCGGCCTCCCGGGCCTGGGACAGCATCCGCGCGGGGTCGCCCACCGCGCCCGCCGCGCGCGCCGCCGCGATCCTTAACCCCAAGTCGCCAGGCGCGCGGGCCAGGGCATCCTCCAGCGTCGCGTCGGCCCCGGCGTGGTCGCCCGCGAAGGTCAGGACATTGCTTCGGATCGTCCACAGATTGGCGTCAGCGGGATGTCGGGCGAGGGCTCGGTCAAGCCCCCCGAGCGCGACCTCGGCGCGGCCCGAGCGCATCCAGCGCAACTGGGCGAGGTTCAGGTGGACGGCGGCGTCGTTCGGGCGCGCGGCCAGAGCCCGTTCGAACGTCGCTTCGGCCTCGTCATAGCGATGCAGCGCCTGCAGCGCCTTGCCCAAAACGAGTCGCACCTCGGGGACGTCCAGGCCCAGAGCGATGGTCTTGCGGGCCGCGCCCTCGGCTTCGTCGTCCAGAGACAGATCGCCCAGCGTGGCGGCCAGATTGTACCAGGCGAAGCGGTCGCCGGGCGCTCGAGCCACGGCGCGGCGGTTGAACGCCAGGGCCTCGTCGGTCCGGCCTAAGGCCTTCAGCGCCGCCGCGTGGACCATCAACAGACCGGGCGAGGCCTGGGGCAGGGCGGCGGGGGGCGTGGTCAGCCTCAGGGCGTCGGCGGCCCGCCCGTTGTCGACGAGCGTCCAGGCCTGGTTGGTGACGAGATCGGTCATGGCGCGCCGCAGTTTGTATCGTTCCAGTCTTTGGCGCTCTCGGCGGCGGACCACAACCGCCAAGGCGCGTAAATTCCCCGAGGACCGTCTGGCGAGCGCCTGCTATGGCATGGCCATGAGCACGATCACGACCGTCGGCGTCGACGCCGACGACACCCTGTGGCACTGCGAGAGCCTGTTCCGCCTGTCCCACGCCCGCTTTCTGGAACTGTTGTCCGAGCACGGCGACCCCGAGAAGATCGAGGCCCAACTGACGGCCGTCGAGAAGCGCAATCTTCGGGTCTACGGCTACGGGGCCAAGGGCTTCACCCTGTCGATGATCGAGACCGCGCTGGAGGTCACCGACGGTCAGGTCGACACTCGCGTGATCCGCGAAATCCTGGCCGTCGGCCGCGAGATGCTGACCGAGCCGATCGAGCCGCTGCCGGGCGTCGAGAACGCGCTCTCGGCGCTGTCTGACCGCTATCGCCTGATCCTGATCACCAAGGGCGACTTGCTGCACCAAGAGCAGAAGCTGGCTTCGTCGGGCCTGGGCGATTACTTCGTCGCCGTCGAGATCGTGTCCGAGAAGGACGCCAGCACCTACCGCCGGGTCTTCGACCGCTACGGCACGGGCCCCGAGCAGGCGGTGATGGCGGGCAACTCGATGCGCTCGGACATCCTGCCGGCGCTGGAGGCCGGCTGCTGGGGCGCCTTGATCCCGTACCCGCTGGTCTGGTCCCACGAGGCCGCCGAGGCGCCCGTGGGGCATGAGCGGTATGTGGAACTGGGCAGCATCAGCGAACTGCCGACGTGGGTGGAGGGTAT
The DNA window shown above is from Caulobacter sp. FWC26 and carries:
- a CDS encoding 2OG-Fe(II) oxygenase family protein, whose product is MPLHPPLRINTDLPIDALAERFARDGHVQIPVFLTPQDADAVAGLMESLTWNIAAPDEASETLVITPEVIKKFGEAQVRQFLQCALKRAARGFSFVHMSYALQDEYPRAPTAPIHRATEFLESRAFLDFGGQIIGAPEVSGVRVQASYYRPGDFLTVHDDSHRKDHRLAAFTLGFTRRWRPDWGGQLLFHDAGGDVTRGLAPGFNVLTLFKVPTPHSVAQVASYAEARRLSLTGWLLGGKNDDP
- a CDS encoding TonB-dependent receptor domain-containing protein codes for the protein MLGFVSRRKSLLASSILCGVMLPAAAAWAQQAEEPAQVEEIVVTGSRIARADLTSSSPVAQVGAVELKNSGVVNTENLLNTLPQAVPGITSTVNNGNNGTATVNLRGLGSARTLVLVDGKRQTPTTSDGVVDLNLIPTALIKGIDVVSGGGSAVYGSDAISGVVNFILKKDFEGLEFSAGYSETDGGEAPIYSADLTMGANFADRKGNVVLSLGYNKREALTQGQRGGMLATAWGDNAARNGLVPSGSGSIEPGRVDAFVAGRFATLPGVANSAANSAIFTNSGDVRLYNQATDTYNFAPVNYLQTPQERYSVTSLASYEIKPGLTAYAKGNFVNSKVVTQLAPTPVGNRIFRFTLDNNPFLTAAAKTALNSFGSSTSYSIPASSPWVTGTYTDVDTDGDGLYDTVTGVFNKRLSDVGPRVSKYNFFGYQMQLGLKGDIEAINGGFDLYYQYGATHGSNALLGDTSLARIQQGLLLNAAGTACADPSGGCVPVNIFGNGTMSAAAANFIKTRINSSQDYKQQFGGFTINGDTANQFSLPAGPIGFAVGFEYRAEEFDFNPSQDLATGNLTGFNASPAVAGRFDVYEGYAEVLVPLLKDLPLVKSLDLELAGRTSDYTGQPKAVQTYKVAGNWKVFDDLMLRASYNKAIRAPSVNELFSPQGNSFPTSTDPCSARGAPTAAIRQACINSGVAASVVGVINANQQTQTLSGGNPNLRPEEGKTLTAGFVYTPSWLSGFSVTGDYFDIEITDAIASFGGSTANVMNVCYGPLVNGNPSSPYCQAIVRLANGSIDYVSLTAKNVATVKTSGFDIGVTYRTTMEQLGLPDWGSLAFRSLYTNTWERTTIPDEVSTPIKCADKFGTRCSNPTPRHKLRSTMNWKMNQFGLNVVWSYLDDVKDDNPGALYTVERIGAKNYWDLSGDWSVNDNLAFTAGVRNLTQEAYPILGGNASPSNSGYPAAYDVLGRTFFLNARLRY
- a CDS encoding putative 2OG-Fe(II) oxygenase produces the protein MTDLVTNQAWTLVDNGRAADALRLTTPPAALPQASPGLLMVHAAALKALGRTDEALAFNRRAVARAPGDRFAWYNLAATLGDLSLDDEAEGAARKTIALGLDVPEVRLVLGKALQALHRYDEAEATFERALAARPNDAAVHLNLAQLRWMRSGRAEVALGGLDRALARHPADANLWTIRSNVLTFAGDHAGADATLEDALARAPGDLGLRIAAARAAGAVGDPARMLSQAREAARLAPAAPESQTVLCEALLAHGDADAAAQVAESLVAAAPDDQYALVLRNTAWRITGDPRGGLFRDYAALVRTDKLDTPDGWESLDAFLDALRDRMLQLHDLKTHPLNQSLRGGSQVPSLDRSRDPLVQAFFASARKAVARYVEALGPGEDPIRRRRSSDFAFAGGWSVRLRSEGFHADHVHPRGWISSAFYLDLPGRFDDETTRAGWLRFGRPGCLTRPTLEAEHFIKPERGTLALFPSCLWHGTQPFTEADHRLTIAFDVVPR
- a CDS encoding HAD family hydrolase; the encoded protein is MSTITTVGVDADDTLWHCESLFRLSHARFLELLSEHGDPEKIEAQLTAVEKRNLRVYGYGAKGFTLSMIETALEVTDGQVDTRVIREILAVGREMLTEPIEPLPGVENALSALSDRYRLILITKGDLLHQEQKLASSGLGDYFVAVEIVSEKDASTYRRVFDRYGTGPEQAVMAGNSMRSDILPALEAGCWGALIPYPLVWSHEAAEAPVGHERYVELGSISELPTWVEGISR